A region from the Acidobacteriota bacterium genome encodes:
- a CDS encoding arginyltransferase translates to MTRTVSPAGAAGVTIRAVVATFIVYDELDRCPYLAGHVARLPLRVPARPLTRSEVDAALAAGDRRQGVFLYRPACPACQACEPIRIPVGEFQPSATHRRTLRAGDARFRLEIGKPVADEERAALYARHKWGRGLTTAEDNEEITDVETYAAFLVETCCESLEFALWDGDRLVAVAVADRGDQSLSAVYCCFDPEYARFSPGTYTILKQWEYCQAEQLPHLYLGLFVADSTHLSYKASFSPHERRIDGTWHRFTR, encoded by the coding sequence ATGACGCGGACCGTGTCCCCGGCCGGCGCGGCGGGCGTTACCATACGGGCAGTGGTCGCGACCTTCATCGTGTACGACGAGCTCGATCGGTGTCCGTACCTGGCCGGTCACGTGGCGCGTCTGCCGCTGCGGGTCCCGGCGCGTCCGCTCACGCGATCCGAGGTGGACGCCGCACTCGCGGCCGGCGATCGCCGGCAGGGCGTGTTCCTCTATCGTCCGGCGTGTCCCGCCTGCCAGGCCTGTGAACCGATCCGGATCCCCGTGGGGGAGTTCCAGCCGTCTGCCACGCACAGGCGCACGCTGCGCGCGGGCGACGCGCGGTTCCGTCTCGAGATCGGCAAGCCCGTCGCCGACGAGGAGCGCGCCGCGCTCTACGCGCGGCACAAGTGGGGGCGCGGCCTCACGACGGCGGAAGACAACGAGGAGATCACCGACGTCGAGACGTACGCGGCGTTCCTCGTCGAGACCTGCTGCGAGAGTCTCGAGTTCGCGTTGTGGGACGGCGACCGCCTCGTGGCCGTGGCTGTCGCCGACCGCGGCGACCAGTCGCTCTCGGCCGTCTACTGCTGCTTCGATCCCGAATACGCGCGCTTCAGTCCGGGCACGTACACGATCCTCAAGCAGTGGGAGTACTGCCAGGCCGAACAGTTGCCGCACCTGTACCTCGGCCTGTTCGTCGCCGACTCGACGCACCTGTCCTACAAGGCCAGCTTCTCCCCCCACGAACGCCGCATCGACGGCACGTGGCATCGCTTCACGCGCTGA
- a CDS encoding TIGR00730 family Rossman fold protein: MPSVADIRERPSSANLKPAPPSSGNDRILLQGPHSRLHELRIVLKSVRDFIRGFRTLHFAGPCVTVFGSARFDDRHPYYTLAREMGAGLSRLGFTVMTGGGPGVMEAANRGAKDAGGWSVGCNIRLPFEQEPNPYLDRWLTCEYFFVRKVLLIKYSYAFVALPGGLGTLDELFEVLTLIQTGKVHSFPVVLMGREYWAPLIAQLNDMVEAGTIGPQDLDLLLVTDDVQEALGHVKEGAITPFGLTPRQSPHPWAVLGERGRA, from the coding sequence ATGCCATCTGTCGCCGACATCCGCGAGCGTCCCTCGTCTGCCAACCTGAAGCCCGCGCCTCCCAGCAGCGGCAACGACCGCATCCTGCTCCAGGGGCCCCATTCGCGCCTGCACGAGCTGCGCATCGTGCTGAAGTCCGTGCGCGACTTCATCCGCGGCTTCCGCACGCTGCACTTCGCGGGGCCCTGCGTCACGGTGTTCGGTTCGGCGCGATTCGACGATCGGCATCCGTACTACACGCTCGCGCGCGAAATGGGCGCGGGCCTCAGCCGGCTCGGGTTCACCGTGATGACGGGCGGCGGGCCCGGCGTGATGGAAGCCGCCAATCGCGGCGCAAAGGATGCGGGCGGCTGGTCGGTCGGGTGCAATATCCGCCTGCCATTCGAACAGGAGCCCAATCCCTACCTCGATCGGTGGCTCACCTGCGAGTACTTCTTCGTCCGCAAGGTTCTGCTCATCAAGTACTCGTACGCCTTCGTGGCCCTGCCCGGCGGGCTCGGCACCCTCGACGAACTCTTCGAAGTGCTCACGCTCATCCAGACCGGCAAGGTGCACTCCTTCCCCGTCGTCCTGATGGGACGCGAGTACTGGGCGCCGCTCATCGCGCAGTTGAACGACATGGTCGAGGCCGGCACCATCGGTCCGCAGGATCTCGACCTGCTGCTCGTCACCGACGATGTGCAGGAAGCGCTGGGGCATGTCAAGGAAGGAGCGATCACGCCGTTCGGCCTCACACCCAGACAGTCGCCGCACCCCTGGGCGGTCCTGGGCGAACGCGGGCGCGCGTGA
- a CDS encoding SDR family oxidoreductase: MMATLTGRRALVTGATQGVGRAIALALARAGADVVLHGLRLDSQAEQTRVQCEAAGVRVALVSGDLSSRPVEAAAQVWREATVAMPGIDLLVNNAGTCLDTTSFLDLSPDVFEQTMRLNVQAPFFLTQQCARDWVARGTQGRVLFTGSINGRLAEPNHAAYDTSKGAIEMMVRTLCVSLAPKGIRVNGMAPGLVRTPLTDAFLSDPKAMAWMQLHTPNGAVPGPDVCGEAAVFLLSDAAWHIHGQMLLVDGGMSVWQQPDIPSS; encoded by the coding sequence GTGATGGCCACGCTCACCGGTCGTCGCGCGCTCGTCACCGGCGCCACGCAAGGCGTGGGACGGGCGATCGCACTCGCGCTCGCGCGTGCAGGCGCCGACGTCGTGCTGCACGGACTGCGCCTCGATTCGCAGGCGGAGCAGACGCGCGTGCAGTGCGAGGCGGCCGGGGTGCGGGTGGCACTGGTGTCGGGCGATCTCTCGTCGCGCCCCGTGGAGGCCGCGGCGCAGGTCTGGCGCGAGGCGACGGTCGCGATGCCGGGCATCGATCTGCTCGTCAACAACGCCGGCACGTGCCTGGACACGACATCGTTCCTCGACCTCTCACCGGACGTCTTCGAACAGACGATGCGGTTGAACGTGCAGGCGCCCTTCTTCCTGACGCAGCAGTGTGCGAGGGACTGGGTGGCGCGGGGCACGCAGGGACGCGTGCTCTTCACCGGCTCGATCAACGGCCGGCTGGCCGAACCGAATCACGCCGCGTACGACACGTCGAAAGGCGCGATCGAGATGATGGTGAGGACGCTGTGCGTGTCGCTCGCACCGAAGGGCATCCGCGTGAACGGGATGGCGCCGGGCCTCGTGCGCACGCCGCTCACCGACGCGTTCCTCTCGGACCCGAAGGCGATGGCGTGGATGCAGTTGCACACGCCGAACGGCGCGGTACCGGGGCCCGACGTGTGCGGTGAGGCGGCGGTGTTCCTGCTCAGCGACGCCGCGTGGCACATCCACGGGCAGATGCTCCTCGTCGACGGCGGGATGAGCGTCTGGCAGCAGCCCGACATCCCATCCTCCTGA
- a CDS encoding GMC family oxidoreductase produces MHLQHLGLDGLAPYDVIIVGTSFAALPIAQALAPAARVLLIEGGDATETQETRELTRSDEYGHFSDGYWANHWIRALGGTSSRWSGVVAALEPSDFAGGDGRPAWPIARADLDGEYARAAEWLGRPAAVCRPGTAFGDTLVSCPLSHDVPVRLPALAGDIGSSAGVDLLMRHTVVRLTSRWRQRVEGLELTGPSRTSQTLAVREGQTVVLACGGLGNAQILLQPAADTDTPVGNESGLVGRFLMEHPHVVSGHVLVHRAGLPPMPDGFGPGLVALRVAPPLMTRHDLLPCSLAVQGPVEAPADSQDVKARLEASFGVSLDWAMLFARSEQEPSASNRVEILADRTWAGSHRLRTHCSFSSRDLRSIEESTRLAGEALTTMKIGAVRLLNNAIYRETTGGGHTMGTTRMGATPRDSVCDASLCVHGYANLYLAGSSVFPTVGAANPTLTIVALSMRLASHLRTTRG; encoded by the coding sequence ATGCATCTCCAGCATCTCGGCCTCGACGGACTCGCCCCCTACGACGTCATCATCGTCGGGACCTCGTTTGCCGCGCTGCCCATCGCGCAGGCGCTCGCGCCCGCCGCTCGTGTGCTGCTGATCGAGGGGGGCGACGCGACGGAGACTCAGGAGACCCGTGAGCTGACGCGCAGCGACGAGTACGGACACTTCTCCGACGGTTACTGGGCGAACCACTGGATCCGGGCGCTTGGCGGTACGTCCTCGCGCTGGTCGGGCGTGGTGGCGGCACTCGAACCGTCGGATTTCGCTGGCGGCGACGGCCGGCCTGCGTGGCCGATCGCGCGCGCCGATCTCGACGGCGAGTACGCCCGTGCCGCCGAATGGCTCGGTCGTCCTGCCGCCGTGTGTCGTCCTGGGACGGCTTTCGGCGACACGCTCGTTTCCTGTCCGCTCTCACACGACGTGCCGGTGCGCCTGCCCGCGCTCGCTGGCGACATCGGGTCCTCGGCAGGCGTGGATCTGCTCATGCGCCACACCGTGGTCAGGCTGACGAGTCGATGGCGCCAGCGTGTGGAAGGGCTCGAACTGACGGGACCCTCGCGTACCTCGCAGACGCTCGCCGTGCGCGAGGGGCAGACCGTCGTGCTGGCGTGTGGCGGGCTGGGCAATGCGCAGATCCTGCTGCAACCCGCCGCGGACACCGATACGCCCGTGGGCAACGAGTCGGGGCTGGTGGGTCGCTTCCTCATGGAGCATCCGCACGTGGTGAGCGGACACGTGCTGGTCCATCGCGCCGGGTTGCCGCCGATGCCCGACGGATTCGGGCCCGGGCTCGTGGCGCTGCGCGTCGCGCCGCCGCTGATGACGCGTCACGATCTGCTTCCGTGTTCACTGGCGGTACAGGGTCCCGTCGAGGCGCCAGCGGACAGTCAGGACGTGAAGGCGCGCCTGGAAGCGTCGTTCGGCGTGTCCCTGGACTGGGCGATGCTCTTCGCGCGATCGGAACAGGAGCCGAGTGCGTCCAACCGCGTGGAGATCCTTGCCGATCGTACGTGGGCGGGCAGCCATCGCCTCCGCACGCACTGCAGCTTCTCCTCGCGCGACCTGCGCTCGATCGAAGAGAGCACGCGACTGGCCGGCGAGGCGCTCACGACCATGAAGATCGGTGCGGTGCGGCTGCTCAACAACGCGATCTATCGCGAGACGACAGGCGGCGGGCACACGATGGGCACCACCCGCATGGGGGCGACTCCGCGCGACTCGGTGTGCGACGCGTCGCTGTGCGTGCACGGCTACGCCAACCTGTATCTCGCCGGTAGTTCGGTGTTCCCGACGGTCGGCGCGGCCAACCCCACGCTGACGATCGTCGCGCTCTCCATGCGGCTCGCGTCGCACCTCCGCACGACACGAGGCTGA
- a CDS encoding MFS transporter produces the protein MTRQPGFLHRLIDVRPGEMSALLWATLFYFCALSAYYVIRPIRDAMGAESGVENLPWLFTATLVAMLVVNPPYAALVSRLPRLQFISYTYRFFEANLLLFFAIFLLGGAALQTLAGGVFFVWTSVFNLFVVSVFWAFMVDVFTREQGKRLFGFIAAGATVGAILGSLVPALLAQRIGSTPLLLVSVVLLEIAVFAMVRLSAIATALRTATGGASEDTPIGGGALEGFKRALSSPYLLNVALYMLLYTFTSTVLYFQQVDIAASYFDSRGARTAFFARVDLAVNVLTLVTQLFLTSRLLQWLGVAVTLSILPLVSVLGFAWLGVMPTIAAIVALQVTRRASNFAIARPTREFLYTVLSREDKYKAKSLIDTAVYRLGDQVGAWSYAALGALGLALPGIALYVAVPVSLAWLANAFWLGKRQERMAQEA, from the coding sequence ATGACCCGGCAGCCTGGCTTTCTGCATCGGTTGATCGACGTGCGTCCAGGCGAGATGAGCGCCCTCCTGTGGGCGACGCTCTTCTACTTCTGCGCGCTGTCGGCGTACTACGTCATCCGCCCGATCCGCGACGCCATGGGCGCCGAGAGCGGCGTGGAGAATCTCCCGTGGCTGTTCACGGCCACGCTCGTGGCGATGCTGGTGGTGAACCCGCCGTACGCGGCGCTGGTCTCGCGGCTGCCCCGCCTGCAGTTCATCAGCTACACGTACCGCTTTTTCGAAGCGAATCTGCTGCTCTTCTTCGCGATCTTCCTCCTCGGCGGCGCGGCGCTCCAGACGCTGGCCGGCGGCGTGTTCTTCGTCTGGACGTCGGTCTTCAACCTCTTTGTCGTCTCGGTGTTCTGGGCGTTCATGGTGGACGTCTTCACGCGCGAGCAGGGCAAGCGCCTCTTCGGCTTCATCGCGGCGGGCGCAACGGTGGGCGCCATCCTGGGATCGTTGGTGCCGGCGCTGCTGGCGCAGCGCATCGGCAGCACGCCGCTGCTGCTCGTGTCCGTGGTGCTGCTCGAGATCGCGGTGTTTGCCATGGTCCGGCTGTCGGCCATCGCCACGGCCCTGCGAACGGCCACGGGCGGCGCGAGCGAGGACACGCCGATCGGCGGCGGCGCGCTGGAGGGTTTCAAGCGCGCCCTGAGCAGCCCGTATCTGCTCAACGTCGCCCTCTACATGCTCCTGTACACGTTCACGTCCACCGTCCTGTACTTCCAGCAGGTCGACATCGCCGCGAGCTACTTCGACAGCCGCGGTGCGCGAACGGCGTTCTTCGCGCGCGTCGACCTCGCCGTGAACGTCCTGACGCTCGTGACGCAGCTGTTCCTCACGAGCCGCCTCCTCCAGTGGCTCGGGGTGGCAGTGACGCTCTCGATCCTGCCGCTGGTCAGCGTGCTCGGGTTCGCATGGCTCGGCGTGATGCCGACGATTGCCGCCATCGTGGCCTTGCAGGTCACGCGTCGTGCGAGTAACTTCGCCATTGCGCGCCCCACACGCGAGTTCCTGTACACGGTGCTGTCGCGGGAGGACAAGTACAAGGCCAAGAGTCTCATCGACACGGCCGTGTACCGGCTCGGCGATCAGGTGGGCGCGTGGTCGTATGCGGCACTCGGCGCGTTGGGTCTGGCGCTGCCGGGTATCGCGCTCTACGTGGCCGTCCCTGTTTCGCTGGCGTGGCTCGCCAACGCGTTCTGGCTCGGCAAACGTCAGGAGCGCATGGCGCAGGAAGCCTGA
- a CDS encoding aldo/keto reductase codes for MTRRDALGTVAAAGAGLVLAHWSSSTVEGQTLPAILKGIPKSGEQIPVIGLGTNLYNVKTPEELAPLREVIREMPATGGTLIDTAPGYGRSEIILGELMAELGNRDKFFLATKVMAPNGDAAAGQAQLEESFRRLKTDRIELMQVHSLNGTAAIMPTLLKMKEQGRIRYIGVTTSEDRQYPDLLAQMREFPLDFIQVDYSLDNRNAAQDVLPLAQELKMGVLTNLPLGGGRGSLFRRVQGQPVPDWARAFDASSWAHVFLKYVVSHPAITVAIPGTRQVTNLKDNQGAGKGKLPTAAQRAEIEKFWDSLPQP; via the coding sequence ATGACGCGACGCGACGCACTCGGCACGGTCGCTGCCGCCGGTGCAGGCCTGGTCCTGGCGCACTGGTCGTCGTCCACAGTGGAAGGCCAGACGCTGCCGGCCATCCTCAAGGGGATCCCCAAGAGCGGCGAACAGATTCCGGTCATCGGGCTCGGGACCAATCTGTACAACGTGAAGACGCCGGAGGAACTCGCGCCGCTGCGCGAGGTGATCCGCGAGATGCCGGCCACGGGCGGCACGTTGATCGACACGGCGCCCGGCTACGGTCGTTCCGAGATCATCCTCGGCGAATTGATGGCCGAACTCGGCAATCGCGACAAGTTCTTCCTGGCCACGAAGGTGATGGCCCCCAACGGCGACGCGGCGGCAGGGCAAGCGCAGCTCGAAGAATCCTTCCGCCGCCTCAAGACGGACCGCATCGAGCTGATGCAGGTCCACAGCCTGAACGGCACGGCGGCCATCATGCCGACGCTGCTGAAGATGAAGGAGCAAGGACGCATCCGCTACATCGGCGTCACCACGTCGGAGGATCGCCAGTATCCGGACCTGCTCGCCCAGATGCGGGAGTTCCCGCTCGACTTCATCCAGGTGGACTATTCTCTCGACAACCGCAACGCCGCGCAGGACGTGCTGCCGCTCGCGCAGGAACTGAAGATGGGCGTGCTCACGAACCTGCCGCTCGGTGGCGGTCGCGGCAGCCTCTTCCGTCGCGTGCAGGGCCAGCCAGTGCCTGACTGGGCCAGGGCGTTCGATGCCTCGTCCTGGGCCCACGTGTTCCTGAAGTACGTGGTCTCGCACCCGGCCATCACGGTGGCGATTCCGGGCACGCGGCAGGTGACCAACCTGAAGGACAACCAGGGCGCCGGCAAGGGCAAGCTGCCGACGGCAGCGCAGCGCGCCGAGATCGAGAAATTCTGGGACAGCCTCCCGCAGCCATGA
- a CDS encoding esterase family protein → MSSPPLLPLRVVAAAALLALPCHVSQAQPAAAPRAATAPAPVLVSPEVHADGRVTFRFRAPTAGDVAVGRSGADRLPMVKDEEGVWSATTGALEPDIYQYTFSVDGRTTLDPLNTWVAPNLLNMSNMVRVPGPSSGDGHRPWDVADVPRGQLHRHFYASARVGDHRDYYVYTPPGYDARRTEAYPVLYLLHGFSDDASGWTAVGQAHVILDNLIAARRVTPMLVVMTLGYGAPEILTRGPRAPGLGQRNMEGYRDALFAEVIPAIERDYHADTRRERRAIAGLSMGGAESLFVGLNAIDRFGWIGAFSSGGLGDATQFATLFPSLTSAEGRRLRLLWIACGTEDRLIDANRQFRAFLTERGVPHEAIETAGAHTWTVWRRNLATFATLIFR, encoded by the coding sequence ATGAGCAGCCCTCCCCTGCTCCCGTTGCGAGTGGTGGCCGCGGCAGCGCTGTTGGCGCTGCCGTGCCATGTGTCCCAGGCGCAACCCGCCGCCGCTCCTCGAGCGGCGACGGCCCCTGCGCCGGTACTCGTGTCACCGGAGGTCCATGCCGACGGCCGGGTCACGTTCAGGTTCCGCGCGCCGACGGCAGGAGACGTCGCCGTCGGCCGTTCGGGTGCGGATCGTCTGCCCATGGTGAAAGACGAGGAGGGCGTGTGGTCGGCGACCACTGGAGCCCTCGAGCCCGACATCTACCAGTACACCTTCAGTGTCGATGGCCGGACAACGCTCGATCCGTTGAACACGTGGGTCGCACCCAACCTGCTCAACATGTCGAACATGGTGCGCGTGCCGGGGCCCTCGTCCGGCGACGGGCATCGACCGTGGGACGTCGCCGACGTGCCGCGCGGCCAGTTGCATCGCCACTTCTACGCGTCGGCCCGGGTGGGCGACCACCGCGACTACTACGTCTACACGCCACCAGGCTATGACGCCCGTCGCACGGAGGCCTATCCGGTCCTCTACCTCCTGCACGGTTTCTCCGACGATGCGAGCGGGTGGACGGCGGTGGGTCAGGCGCACGTCATCCTTGACAACCTGATCGCGGCGCGAAGAGTCACGCCGATGCTCGTCGTGATGACGCTGGGCTACGGCGCACCGGAGATCCTGACGCGCGGTCCACGTGCACCGGGCCTGGGGCAGAGGAACATGGAGGGCTATCGCGACGCGCTGTTTGCCGAGGTCATCCCGGCCATCGAGCGCGACTATCACGCCGACACGCGCCGCGAGCGCCGTGCGATTGCCGGTCTCTCGATGGGCGGAGCCGAAAGCCTGTTCGTGGGCCTGAACGCCATCGACAGGTTCGGATGGATTGGCGCCTTCAGTTCAGGCGGGCTCGGCGATGCGACGCAGTTCGCCACGCTGTTCCCTTCGCTGACGTCGGCGGAGGGCAGGCGGCTGCGCCTGCTGTGGATCGCGTGCGGTACCGAGGATCGCCTGATCGACGCGAACCGCCAGTTCCGCGCCTTCCTCACCGAACGCGGCGTGCCGCACGAGGCGATCGAGACGGCTGGGGCTCACACGTGGACCGTCTGGCGCCGCAACCTCGCCACGTTCGCGACCCTGATCTTTCGCTGA